In Brachybacterium saurashtrense, the genomic stretch CTGAACATCCAGTTCGCGCTCTCCCACGGCGTGCTGTACGTGCTCGAGGCCAACCCGCGCGCCTCCCGCACCGTCCCCTTCGTCGCCAAGGCCACCGGCGTGCCGCTGGCCCAGGCGGCCGCGCTGCTGATGGCCGGCAGCTCCATCGCGGACCTGCGCCGCGGGGGAGTGCTGCCCGCCGTGGGCGACGGCGCCGTCCTCCCCGAGGACGCACCGATCGCGGTGAAGGAGGCCGTGATGCCGTTCAAGCGCTTCCGCACCCACGAGGGCCGCGCCGTCGACTCGGTGCTGGGCCCCGAGATGCGCTCCACCGGCGAGGTGATGGGCATGGACTCCACCTTCCCGCTCGCCTTCGCGAAGTCGCAGCTGGCGATCGGCGGGCAGGGACTGCCCACCGCGGGCACCGTCTTCGTCTCGGTCTCGGACCGCGACAAGCGCTCCCTGCCGCTGCCGGTGGCCCGTCTGGCCGCCCTGGGCTTCGAGATCCTCACCACCGCCGGCACCGGCCGCGTGCTCAGCCGCTACGGGATCCCCTGCCGCGTGCTGCGCAAGGCCTCGGAGCCGGGCGAGGGCGCGAGCGTGATCGAGCTGGTCGAGGGCGGGCAGGTGGATCTGGTGCTGAACACCCCCTCCGGCTCGAACGCCCGCGTGGACGGCTACGCCATCCGTGCGGCCGCGACCAGCATGGACGTTCCCGTGATCACCACCCTGCAGGAGTTCCAGGCGGCGGTGCAGGCGATCGAGGCCCGCCCCGTGGAGCCCTTCGAGGTGACCAGCCTCCAGGCCCACACGGCCCGGCTGGCCGCGGCGCGCGCCGCCCAGGTGGGCGCGTGAGCACCGCGGAGCATTTCGGGGCGCGCCTGCAGGAGGCGGTCGCCTCCTGCGGGCCCCTGGTGGCGGGCATCGACCCGCACTCCGCGCTGCTGGAGGCCTGGTCCCTGCCCGACACCGCGGACGGGCTGCGCGACTTCTCGCTGACGGCGCTGGACGCCGTGGCGGGGGAGGTCGCGGCGATCAAGCCGCAGTCCGCGTTCTTCGAGCGCCACGGCGCCGCCGGGGTGGCGGTGCTCGAGGAGCTGCTGCGGAAGGCCCGGGAGGCGGGCGTGCTCACCATCCTCGACGTCAAGCGCGGGGACATCGGCTCCACCATGGCCGCCTACGCCGAGGCGCACCTGCTGCCCGGCGCGCCGCTCGAGGCCGATGCGATCACCGTGAGCCCCTACCTCGGGGCCGGGTCGCTGGATCCGGCGGTGCGCCTGGCCGCCGCGCACGGGAAGGGCCTGTTCCTGCTGGCGCTCACCTCGAACCCGGACGGACCGCAGGTCCAGCACGCCCGCACCGTCCGCGACACGCCGGTGGCGGCGGAGATCGCGCGACACGCCGAGGAGGTGGGAGGCGGCACGGACGACCGCTGGTCGAGCGTGGGCCTGGTGGTCGGCGCGACGGTCGGCGCGGCCTACCGCGAGCTCGGCCTGGAGCAGGCGGCACCGTCGGCGCCGCTGCTGGCGCCCGGCTTCGGCGCCCAGGGCGCGGGACCTGCCGAGCTCCGCGAGGTGTTCGGTGACAATGCAGGTCACGTGCTGGTTTCGCTCTCGCGCGGACTGCTCGCGGCGGGACCGGACCCGGCAGCCATGCGGGCACGGGCCGCGCAGCTGCGCGCGGACTACTCCTGAGGCGCGCGCCCCGGGAGCACGCGTCGCCGGCGGTGCTCCCGGGGCCGGCCCGTCCGCGCTCGGCGAGGGCCCGATACGCACCGGACCAGCGACTGAGCACCTCAAAAGTGCCCTCCACCACGAATATGGGGTTACGCTCTTCCCACACCGAGATCCTCCCGGATCTCCACGTCACCAGC encodes the following:
- the pyrF gene encoding orotidine-5'-phosphate decarboxylase, with amino-acid sequence MSTAEHFGARLQEAVASCGPLVAGIDPHSALLEAWSLPDTADGLRDFSLTALDAVAGEVAAIKPQSAFFERHGAAGVAVLEELLRKAREAGVLTILDVKRGDIGSTMAAYAEAHLLPGAPLEADAITVSPYLGAGSLDPAVRLAAAHGKGLFLLALTSNPDGPQVQHARTVRDTPVAAEIARHAEEVGGGTDDRWSSVGLVVGATVGAAYRELGLEQAAPSAPLLAPGFGAQGAGPAELREVFGDNAGHVLVSLSRGLLAAGPDPAAMRARAAQLRADYS